In Bythopirellula goksoeyrii, a single window of DNA contains:
- a CDS encoding LamG-like jellyroll fold domain-containing protein produces MRTANGKISLVWQLVSTVLVFFPGYLRYCEAETVTLWLFDEQVGTYPSCVLGDAASGDFPLVIGSGGQLMEGRFGNALEPVGRPPVNYPLETIRTESGKPIHADLKSASKPRSKMSWLNANFAALMTRGEQHLRQEVGFGSPTTSGLNLGERDWTVEFWYLPIRPPERSGVVFEIGTGPRNSNPTITQLSLNEDGQSFSLVNEPGEIELRIPSNSNALDADGTEWHHLAFVYSKKDGQLRHYVDGALQSLPERCALEPLPIGKDDYMSVGRDGGWQHRLPGRIDELRFSDDQVYEKEFTPPGSFSRYKDDYSPPQFNEGPPLLFAKSDHQNQPIELGSRKYLFLDDVLIAEREHVEFRANPPRLEEMVIEGRGLSNHLIVFEDIECGDGLVRLYGRGPKDSLAVWTSSDGVNFTAPDLGREYLGARNVVLEDPVGLGTIFVDPNAPPEERIKYFSGYRGRGFYVYSSPDGYHFTRNETSALPFRGASQSIVFYDDQRQRYVGYHRSDMLRFKSGKTARTSVMTETTDLMRPWPFNPISPAEQTQLSQSRRLGWKNPYYTDNGPLTPPGFGVEYPTVFAPLESIDPVGVDIYVPKCVKYSWAADTYLAFPVMYFHYDGEEPPSRQALGREKMNRGSGPLETQLSVSRDGIHWLRYPRPAYVGIGRHAGFDLKKAYMGHGMVRRGDEIWQYYIGSEQYHSPFAKDPSAREGTFRVVQRFDGFVSADTPYTGGTFTTRPLVFKGNRLVLNIDTDATGYAQVGLLDEQGDPIEGYDLDECIYINGDFIDTEVEWLTTGKDLSQLEGRIVQVVVRSRGTKLYSMQFDN; encoded by the coding sequence TTGAGAACCGCAAATGGGAAGATATCTTTGGTCTGGCAACTCGTTTCAACAGTTCTGGTTTTTTTTCCCGGATACCTAAGATACTGTGAAGCAGAAACGGTAACGCTCTGGTTGTTCGATGAGCAGGTGGGTACGTATCCGAGTTGTGTACTGGGTGATGCTGCGTCGGGGGACTTCCCACTCGTGATCGGATCTGGCGGACAATTAATGGAAGGTAGATTTGGGAATGCCCTTGAACCAGTTGGAAGACCACCGGTCAACTATCCTCTAGAAACTATTCGCACAGAGTCTGGCAAACCCATTCATGCTGATTTGAAATCGGCGTCGAAACCACGGTCTAAGATGTCTTGGTTGAACGCTAACTTTGCGGCGTTAATGACTCGCGGAGAACAGCACCTCAGACAAGAGGTCGGCTTTGGTAGCCCGACAACTAGTGGCCTCAATCTGGGAGAGAGAGATTGGACGGTAGAGTTTTGGTATTTGCCGATACGTCCTCCCGAGCGATCAGGTGTTGTCTTCGAGATTGGCACAGGACCGCGAAACTCCAATCCGACAATTACTCAACTCAGCCTCAATGAAGATGGCCAGAGCTTTTCACTAGTCAACGAACCGGGTGAAATAGAACTTCGCATCCCCTCTAACTCCAACGCGTTGGACGCCGATGGAACAGAATGGCATCATCTGGCTTTTGTTTACAGCAAGAAAGATGGTCAGCTTCGCCACTATGTCGATGGGGCTCTCCAGTCCTTACCTGAGCGATGCGCGTTAGAGCCGCTCCCGATCGGCAAAGACGATTACATGAGCGTCGGCCGCGATGGCGGGTGGCAACATCGACTTCCGGGCCGAATTGATGAACTTCGCTTTTCCGACGATCAAGTTTACGAAAAGGAGTTCACTCCTCCGGGGAGTTTTTCCCGCTACAAGGACGACTACAGCCCTCCTCAGTTCAATGAAGGACCACCACTCTTATTCGCTAAATCAGATCACCAAAATCAACCTATTGAACTGGGGAGTCGCAAGTATCTGTTTCTAGATGATGTGTTAATCGCGGAACGCGAGCATGTCGAGTTCCGGGCCAATCCACCGCGATTGGAAGAAATGGTGATCGAAGGTCGTGGACTTTCCAACCACCTGATTGTCTTTGAGGACATTGAGTGTGGCGATGGGCTGGTGCGGCTCTACGGACGTGGACCAAAAGATAGTCTCGCTGTGTGGACTTCCAGCGATGGCGTCAATTTCACGGCCCCCGATCTGGGACGCGAGTATCTCGGCGCGCGGAATGTGGTTCTGGAAGATCCCGTCGGACTCGGCACCATCTTTGTTGATCCGAATGCACCGCCCGAGGAGAGAATCAAGTATTTCAGTGGGTATCGAGGGCGGGGATTCTACGTTTATTCCTCACCGGATGGCTATCACTTCACACGGAATGAAACCAGCGCGTTGCCGTTCCGGGGAGCCTCACAGTCAATCGTGTTTTATGACGATCAGCGTCAGCGCTACGTAGGCTATCACCGGAGCGATATGCTGCGGTTCAAGAGCGGGAAAACCGCGAGGACCTCGGTGATGACCGAGACGACGGATCTGATGCGTCCCTGGCCGTTTAATCCTATTTCACCTGCTGAACAAACTCAACTGAGTCAGTCGCGACGTTTAGGTTGGAAGAATCCCTACTACACTGATAATGGACCACTCACACCACCAGGATTTGGAGTGGAATATCCTACGGTATTTGCACCTCTTGAATCGATAGACCCCGTTGGCGTGGATATCTATGTCCCCAAATGCGTTAAGTACTCCTGGGCCGCTGACACCTATTTGGCATTTCCCGTGATGTATTTTCACTACGACGGTGAAGAACCACCTTCACGCCAAGCCCTCGGCCGGGAAAAGATGAATCGCGGCTCAGGACCCTTGGAAACACAGTTGTCGGTCAGTCGCGATGGAATCCATTGGCTAAGGTATCCCCGCCCTGCCTATGTCGGAATCGGCAGGCACGCTGGGTTTGATCTTAAAAAGGCGTACATGGGGCATGGCATGGTCCGTCGAGGAGATGAAATCTGGCAGTACTACATTGGGAGTGAACAATATCATTCGCCTTTTGCTAAAGACCCATCTGCGCGAGAAGGCACTTTCCGTGTTGTGCAACGATTCGATGGATTTGTTTCCGCCGACACACCCTACACCGGTGGCACATTCACGACCCGACCACTTGTTTTCAAGGGTAACCGACTCGTATTAAATATCGACACTGACGCCACCGGTTATGCCCAAGTCGGACTGCTTGACGAGCAAGGTGATCCGATTGAGGGATATGACTTAGACGAATGTATCTACATAAACGGCGACTTCATAGACACAGAAGTCGAATGGCTCACGACTGGCAAGGACTTGTCTCAATTGGAGGGACGGATTGTGCAGGTTGTGGTGCGATCTCGCGGAACCAAACTCTACAGCATGCAATTTGACAATTGA